GGCGACTTGAATAAATTCAGAGGAATAGTCGGTGGCATAAACAGTATGAGTGCATAAGACTGAAGTAGTCAGGATTATTAACATCAGAATTGGTAAATTGCTTATCTCAGTGTTGCTGTGTAGCGGTTTCCGTCTCTCTCTCTGAGAAGTCCATTTTCCTTTACCTTGCAAGGTAATTGGCGGAATCATTATTTGGAGCTGTTCCATATATATGATTTATGTTGGAGTCTGACATGTCGCTTCCAAATCGTGTTCTGGACCATCACATTCACCATCAGCCAGTGGAGTTCTGCAACTTACGCAGAAGGATATAGTCTATGACGTTAACGACTTTAAGCCACCTTCCAAGTCGGTGTCCTGAATGGATGCGATCGAGAGGCGCCCACCCTTGTCAACTATGACGCCATCCTCTAGTAGCTTTGAGAGAACCCGTTCCAGAAAAGCCTTGTTTCTAGAAGTGATCCTTTGGAATCCGAAAGTTTTTCCTACCTGAGTAATCAGCGATTCGCTTCGTAAGCTGAGGGCTTCCTTTAATATACTTAGGAAAGCTAAGATTATCTCCTCTTGGGGTATGTGCTTCAGCTCTCTCATAGTTCTAGGATCTTTTGGATCTGGGCGTCTAATCGTCAATCTGAAATTGGGCTTCTCGAACCAGAGGAAACCGTTTTTCACTCTAAGTCCTGAAGAAAACGATAGTTTTCTGCAAATATATCTAACTTTTCCCTTCATTCCACTGCATACTCTGTGGAGCTGCAATTTCGATGTGGATTGGACTCTCGACATCTACCGTCTTTTCAATAGGTTGGAAGTAAAAATTTTGCAAATCGTATTCGAACAGGTCATAGTCTCTTGTGAGTGGACCTGCAAGCACATATGCCCTGTACAATGTTGTCAAGGCTTTAGCTGAGTTAATCTCTGTGAATGTTTCCCTGTACCAATTTCTCTTTCTACTTTGTTAGGAGCCTGCTGAGCAGTGATGTATGAAGCTTATCAAGCACCCTCAATTTCTTCACGTATACGTTGAATCTCTTTCACATCTAGTTGAAGTCATGTGCCCAGATCCTGTGTAGCCTTCAGTCTAGTTTCTCGAGGACTTCTTGCCTTAGGCGAAGATCTCTAGCTATGAGAGATTTCTTGAGATACAGACCGAAAAATTTGGCGGGCCCGACGGGATTTGAACCCGCGACCTTTGGGTTAAGAGCTTCGGCCCATGATGTGGACCACCGCTCTACCTGACTGAGCCTCCCGACCGATTCTGGTTTACGGGCCCGAGCCCGCCAACACCAATAATCAAAACATATTTCTAATAATTCTTTCTGAGGGTATTCGTGAATCTTCCTCTGGGAGCCCCTACCTTACAACTCTAAATCTCCTAGTAAACGTTTTTCCCAACATATCAGACATGATGTTTGGAGGTTCATTTGATGCTGACCTTCATAGGTTTAGGTCTCCACAGTGAGTTGGGCATATCTCTTGAGGGGTTAGAGGAGGCTAAGATGGCCGATATTGTCTTCGCTGAATTCTACACAAGCCATATGCCTGGGTTCAGGCTTGCGAATCTTGAGAGGCTAGTAGGTAAGAAGGTTCAGGTTCTCTCCAGGAAAGAACTTGAGGATGAGGCTGAGGAGAAAATTCTTGAACCTGCTAGGAGATACCGGTGTGTACTGTTAACCCCCGGGGATCCTAATGTTGCTACGACCCATATCGCCTTGAGGCTGAGGGCTGAGAAGGAGAATATTAGAACGTTCGTGATACATGCCGCCTCAGTCGCGTCTGCTGTGGCTGGGGTTACAGGCCTTCAAAGTTATAAGTTCGGCAGGACAGTGACGATACCCTTCAAATCAAACTCAACCTCAGACGTCCCTTACGAGCATATATGTGAGAATATGGCGAGGGGTCTACACTCTCTAGCCTTACTCGACATGGACTCGGAGGCTGGAAGATATATGACTGTCAATGAGGGGCTTGAGCAACTCCTAGATGTTGAGAATAGGAGAGGGTGTGGGTTGCTAGGGTTGAATAGGCCTGCAGTGGGGGTGGCTAGAATAGGCTCCAGAGACATGAGGGTGAGGGCTGACACTATGGGTAACTTGGATAAATATGATTGGGGTGGGCCACCACACTGCCTTGTATTCCCTGGAAGACTTCACTTCATGGAGGCCGAAGCCCTGCACATACTATGTGGAGCTAACACAGAGATTCTGAGGGACCTGATGTGAAGGATGACGTCAGATTGACTGCTGAGAGATATATTCAGGGTGTCGAGTCGGCTCTTACGGGGTTGGTTAAGGAATCGAGTCAAAAAATAAATTCTGGCATGGTGGACTTTATCATCGACTCTGCGAACAGATATCTGCAAGATGCAAACTACTACTTGAGGTGTGGTAGGGAGGTTGTTGCTCTGGCCTCAGCATCCTACGCTGAGGGTCTCTTGGATGCCCTCAGAATACTTGGACTTGTGAATTTCACATGGAGGAGAGGGTTTGAAGAGGCGTAGGGTTGTCCTAGCCGCAGGGGTCTTCGACCTCCTACACTTCGGACACTTGAGAGCCCTCGAAGACGCTAAGAAGGCTGGGGGTAGAGGCTCAAGACTCATAGTGATTGTGGCAAGGGACAGGACGGTTGAGAGGCGTAAAGGTAGAAGGCCTATCCTCCCAGAGGATCAGAGGAGGGCCCTCGTGGAAGCACTGAAACCAGTGGATAAGGCGATCCTCGGATACGAGGAGATGAATATAGCCGGGGTTATTCAGAAGATAAAACCTGATGTGATAGCTATCGGCTACGACCAGCATGATATGTTGAGAGCCGTCCAAGAGGCCTTGAAGACCTATCCAGGCAAGGTTAAGGTTGTCAAGATGAGGAGGTACGGTCCAAGGAACCTTGACAGCTCATCCAAGATCAAGAGGAGGGTCATTGAGGAGTTGAGGCCGTAACCCTCACCCTGACAGTATCACCGTCCTTGAGATTCAACCTATCCCTCAGATTCTCACCTGCAACCAGCTCGACCACATCAGGCCCGTAATGGCTCCTCAAAGCCAATATGACAGCAGCCTCGACACTATCATTAACAACGACCCTGAGACACTTGGCAGGTCCGAAACTCCTATCCTTGGTCCTGAATCCATCAATCAATATCGAAGGCAAACCCTCGAGTGTAGCTTTCACACCCTCATAGCCCTGCCTCAACCTAAGATTCAAGGTTCCAGGGTAAGGGTCGAACCCGAGCTTACTCCTCAACTGTTTACGGTAACCCTCCTGACCAACATAGTATGAGCCCTCACCCAACCCAGTGAAGAGTACACCCTCAAAATAAAGAGTCCCAGGGGGACGCTCAAACATCCACCTCAACGATGAGTAGAGTCTGGCCAATAACTGCTGGCCTTCAGCCGTTATCCGTATAGATTCACGCCTTGCAACCCTGACCCTCCTGATGTAACCCATACGTTCAAGATTTATCAGATGTCTGGAGACGGTCTGCTGGGAACACCCCAGCTTCGAACTTAAATCTCCGGTAGTGTATGAGAGCTCACCTGTTGGGGCAGAGAGCTCGGCGATTCTACATAAAGTCAAAAGTAACGTTCCTTTCAAAGAAGCCCATTCTAGACTCTTCATATAAAGATCAAAAATCCAAAATGCCGAGCTACAATTTAAAAACTTCTAAACCGATAGTTAGTCCTGTTAACCAGCCTCCACTTAAGGTTCAAAGATCTGATGGATATGCCTAACATATTCGAGGTTGAGAGTCTAGAACTAATTCAGAGACAATTATCTAGAATGATCATTGTTGAAGACCGGTTCAGGATGCCTACCAGAAAAGTTTCAGGGATCGATGTAGCCTACAAGGATGATGTGGCTTTCGCAGCATGTGTCACCATCGACACTCAGACCATGGAGGTTCTTGAAGAGAAGACAGCGACCGTCAAAGTCGACTTCCCTTATAAGCCTACATTCCTATGGTTCAGGGAAGGCGGGGCGATGTTGAGGGTAGTCCAAGGGTTGGATGTTGAGCCGGATATATTCATGGTGAACGGTCATGGGCTGGCCCACCCTAGAAGATGTGGGTCTGCCTCACACTTTGGGGTTTCAACGGGTAAGCCGAGCATAGGTGTGGCCGGCTCGAGACTCTGCGGAGAATACTCTAGGCAGCCTACAAGCTTCGGTGACTATGAACCCCTAATGTTGAACGGTGACGCTGTTGGATGGTTGGTGAAGCCTGCGGTTGGCAAGCCGATATATGTCTCTCCTGGACACATGGTGAGCCTCAAATCATCTGTCGAGATAGTTCTAAGATGTTTGCTGAAACATAGGTTTCCGGAACCTATCCATCTAGCCCACCGACTAGCCGAAAATAGGTTACTGATCTAAAAATCAACTCTTCAATTTTTTCAACAGTTTATCTTCGAAGTCTCTGAGAACCTTCTCCAAGGAGAGTCTTCTAACCTCTGAGACGACGTCGCCTCTGGTGGCCTCTATGAGCTTCCTCGCGTTATCCATCTTATGCCTGAAGTTTTCAATTATGGCGGTGTGGTCTATCAGGTATAGATCCTCAAAAGTCTCCTCCATCACTTTCAGGGAATATTCAGCCTCAGCGACTCTGCCGGATCTGAGATGGTTGAGGCAGAATCTGCGGAGCTCTCCTATGAAGTCTAGAAGTCCGAGGAGGTAAGGTTGGACCTCGACACCGACCTCGCGCAGGGATAGTAGCCTCCTCTCAGCGACTATGCCGTAGAGTAACCTGGCCTCAGCATATTCTTGATAGGCTAAGGTTACGTTTCCGAGGGTCTTAAGGTCCCTCCACTTCTTCAGTATTCGTTCAAGGTCTTTGATGGATCTTGCAGCGTTTTCTATATGCTCCGATGCCTTCTCAAGGTCGCCCCTATGGAGCTCTATGATGGCTCGGCCTGAGAATCTCACGGATACCCTCGAGGCTTCGAAGACGCTGTCTCTCGCAGCATCAAGTTCAGCCAGACTCTTCTGGATGATGTTTATATCCTTCTTCCGAAGCATCGAGCACACCGACAATTATAGATATATCACATTATACTTATCGGCCTTTCCAGTCTACTCAGTAGGGCGACCCTACTATCAACCGACTCATCGATGATCTTGTAACCTGTGTAATCTGCGAGTCTCAGGGCGAATTCATGGACCTCCTTATGCGATGGCATATTGGAGAATTGTAGCCTCCTCCTCGAGTAGCCAACATACATGTAGGCTTTAGGTTCGATATATGTAGGCTCAGCCCTTAAGATCAACCTCGCATAGTCCTGCAGGTCCTGCATGTTATAACCTTTGACAAGGGTTATTCTGACTGCTGTTGGGCAGCTGAAGGATTTCAGCAACTCTAAAGTCTCAAGTATACCCTGCCAGCATCCAGGTGAGGTGGGTCTACAGATGTGGATGTACCTCTCAAGGTTCGGTGCTGAGAGGGATATGTATATTTGGGTAGGCTCCTCCTTGAGATTGGCCAGAACCTCAGGCCTCGTCCCGTTTGTGACGAGAAAAGTTGTTAGGCCGAGCCTATGATACTCTGAGATCAAACCGTCTAGGAAGGGGTATATGGTTGGTTCACCGGTCAAGCTTATGGCGGCATGTTTGGGCTCCATAGCCTCAGAATATTTCTTGGGGTCAACCCTACCCTCAGCCACCTGTCCCTTATATCCGCTGAGTATCCTCCTCTGCGCAACTATCGATTGAACCGCCAGGTCGGCTGGTGAATCCCAACTAGCAGGCGACTCCAGACTCGACGAGAGGTGTGATTCACCCTCCTGAATCCGCCAGCAGTAGAGGCACCTCTGGGTGCACCAAACCACTGCTGGGGTTACCTGGAGGCACCTGTGAGACCTGATCCCGTAGAACTTCTCCTTGTAGCATGGCTCACCAGCTGTTAGGCTCTTATGGAGCCAGCGGCACTTCTTGACCGCCGAGTGGCCTCCTATAATCTGGTACTTCTGCCTTCTCAAGATGGTGGCGACGGCTGGGTCTAAGGTTTGGCTGCTCGATTTGAGATGAACCTTCTCCGGTTCAACATTCACCTTTATCAGACTCATCTTCCGAAACTTCTAGCCTGAGAAGCCTCAACAAATATTCTAGGTTAAGGCTACACTCTCCTCCTTAGTCCCATCTTTGTCTATGATGAGGAGGTCCAGGCTTCCACCGCTGGCTGCGTCCCTCGCAATCGCCGCTTTCACAGATCTCTTGACGAGATCCTTCGTCTCCTGCAAGCCCATACCTTCCTTATACTCGTCTTCGAGCAGACCTATAGCAATCTCTGTGCCGCTTCCGACAGCCGCATACTTGTCTGGGATGACTGAGCCTAGAAGGTCTAGAACATATAGGCTCGGACCCTCATCGTCTATTCCGCCTACTATTGTCTGTGTGATGTATGGTAGGAGTCTCCTCTGGAAGAGGAGGTTGCCCATAAGCTTGGCTGTGGCCCTCACCGAGATTGAGCGGTCCCTCTCATAGGAGTATAGATTGGCATATGCTGAAGCCTCCTTCGCCAAGATCTGCATATCTGAGACCAGGCCTGCACATGCTACGCCGATGTACTCTGTTATCTTGAAGACTTTCTTGGCCGATTTACTCATTACGAAGTATCCGTAGGATACTCTTCTCTCAGAGGCGAGGACGACACCACCACTATAGACTACACCGACGGTTGTCGCTCCTGGGATGTAAGGGATCATCTGGGACACAGCTGCCACCTTGACAATGTACAGTTCACCTTAATATTCTCCACAATTTAAGTTTGATGCAACATTAAGATTTAGGGTTGCAGATGCTCCCGCTGAAGAACATCTTAACAAAGATCCTTTGGGATAGGAGACTTAATGTTGAAGATTATGTTGTAACCTTCATCCATCGTGGTGCACCTTCAGATTTGAAGACTATTCCAGTGAAAAACATCAGGAAGATTGGCAAGTCATGGTTCACATATGAGGATGATGATGGGGTTGAATTCTATATACCTATGCATAGGGTGAAGACTGTGATGAATCTTAAGACCGGTGAAGTGTTATGGGTGAAGAGGCGAACGTGAGGTTAGGTTCATCGGATACTGCTGTTGACCAGTCCAACACCTTTACATGTTATTTTTGCGGGTCTACCGACCTCACCCTCAACCTTGAAATCGACTTTCAGAAGGATCCTACATAGCTCTATGCAGGTGATCGTGTGGAGGGTCAACTCATCAACCTTCATTATAGATTCACCCTCTGCCAGACTGGCGTAGACGATAAGTTGATCACCCAGATGCTTATCTACAGGTGATCCGCGCCTCAGGGGCTGAAGAAGGTTTGAGGCAGCCTCCTCACCAACCTTCTCTGCTGGTGTGCCGAGTCTCCCAAGAGCATCAGCCCCAACCAATCCGCCTGAGGATAGGGAAGCGAAGAGTATGATGCCGCATCCTGGGTCCATCGAACATTTCGGATGATCCCCCTGCAAACATTCAATCGCTATATCTGCATCGTAGCCTTCCCTCAAAAGGACTCTATTAGCAGACTTCGCCATCCTATCTGTTATATGTGCTGGTAACCTGCAACTGTAAGATAGACCCCAAATCTTCGACACATCCCCGAAATCCTCAAGAACTATAGGCTTGAGGGTCCAGACAGGATTCATATGGGCCTTTACGATTCCTCCTCCTCTGGGGTAGAATCCACGCCTCAGAATCTCTATGGAACCATTGTAACCCATCCTATTCAAGATAGGGATCAGAACATTCTGCAGATACTCAACGGCTGGCGCCATTGGATTATTCGTTCCACCAGAGATCTCAATCGAGACATCTCCACTGGAGAATGCTGCGACGGGCATCAGCGCTTGCAGTACAAGACCAATCGATCCAGCTGTACCAACATCTATTCTGAAACTGCCTGATGGGGGTGAGGATGGGGTGAAGACCATTTCCCTTGAGCCGACATATAGACCATCGACCTCAGCCTTACTCATCAAACCTATCGCCTTCACAGCGTTCAAATGTTGGGGCCTCAGTCCAGGCGGAGACCTCTTAGCCCTGATATTCACTATCTTCACAGGTTTCCTCAGTATGGCAGAGATGGCTGTTGAGATCCTGAGGATCTGCCCACCACCTTCAAGCATGTCGCCCTGAATCTCAATCATCGAATCTAACACCAGAGACTACTGAAGCCAGTTAGATTGCAAAAAAGATGTTGTAAACCCGTTTTTATCGTTTCACATCACCGGTGACTCGAAGAATCGCATCCAAGAACATAGATTGAACACCGCCATATGCCTTCGGTTCACAGACCAAAATGGTAAAAGTATCTTCATAGAAATATATTCGTCCATAACTTAAGCTCTCAGGGATGTGCTAGAGTTGGGTATAGTAGGCCTATATGTCGGAAGATTCCAACCTTTCCACCTCGGACATCTAGAAGTTGTGAGATCTATCCTAAATAGGGCTGACGAGCTCATCATAGCCATAGGAAGCTCCCAGTACAGCCACACCAGAAGAAATCCCTTCACTGCTGGTGAGAGAGTCACGATGATCAGGGAGTCACTGAGGGATGCGAATATGCCAATGCACAGAGTTCAGATCACTCCCGTACCAGACATAAACGTCCATAAGATCTGGGTTGCACATGTATCATCGTATGTCGGAAGGTTCGACGTCGTATATTCGAACGATCCATTGACATCATACCTGTTCAGAGAGGCCGGCGTAAAGGTTGAGCCTATACCATTTTATAGACGTGAGGTCTACTCGGCCACAGAGATTAGAAGAAGAATCCTTCAAGGTGGAAATTGGAGGGAGCTTCTCCCGGAGGCAGTCTGTAGAGTGATCGATTCAGTCGATGGAGTCGAAAGGATAAGGATGCTCTACCAGACGGACAATCCATAAAACCAAACGGAAGGAACGTTGAGGTCCCATCTAAATATTATTTTGGTTTGTGGCGTCTAACCATTATCGAGGCTCCAACATTCACATTCAGCAGTTTAGCTGCGTCACCCATGCATACAGCAACCTCCAGAAAGCCACTGCTACCTATCGTTGCAAGAATGTCGCCTGAAGGCACATCAACATATGTGTGGCAGAGTGGTGCTGAAAAATTCTTTCCATCAATCTCAAAATCAACTATGCCCCCATACCGAATATTCTCACTTTCAAGGTTCTGATATCTTATGTTTGAGACTATGTTCCCAAACCTATCTATGTGAATTATTGAGCCTAAGACTTCGCCGCATCGAACCTCCACCTTCGGAAACTCTATTCTCATATAGTCTGTTATTGGTTGGCCGAATTTTGAAGGTTCAACACCCCTCGCCAAGTGGCCTGCCACATATGCAAATATATCTCTACCATGGAAGGTCGGTGAGACTCTAACTGCAAAGTACTTCGACTCAGTCAGATGGTATACCCTGATTATACCATCCATCTCAGCAGCCATTGTGAGTAGACCATTGTCAGGCCCCACATAGAGGCCCCTACGAGTCTGGATGAGAATGGGCCTCCTCGAACCGCCGACCCCTGGATCGACGACAGCGACATATATTGTTCCTGCTGGAAAGTATTGGGCGGTCGAAGCCAATAGCAGCATACCCTCCTGAACATTATGCCTCTCAACCTCATGGGATATGTCTACTATGATTGTTGGAGGTGATATTGTGAGTATGACCCCTTTCATCTGGGCCACATACGGGTCTCTGACGCCGAAGTCTGAAAGGAGGGCAACAAGAGCCAACGTCTATCCCATAGATCTTTTTGTATCGCCGAACAATTTATGAATTCCCTGTGAGACCTAACAGGTGGTTGAGGGGTATGAGGATCATTGCAATCTCGGATATTCATAGAAGTGAGACTGCGACCTCAGCCGCCGCGGCTGTGATTGGTAGGGAGGAGCCGGACCTCACACTCGTAGCTGGCGATATATCCCACAACGATTTGGATGAAGCCCTGAGGCTGCTGAAGATTCTCTGTGAGACTGGGGTACCGACATTCTTTGTTCCAGGGAATATGGATTCGCCGAGCCTCTCAAGATGGAGGGGCGATTCGCCGAGGAACCTGCATGGAGACTGTGTAGACTTCAAGGGTTACAGCATAGTTGGTTTAGGAGGTTCAGTCAACACCCCTTTCAATACACCTTTTGAATATGATGAATCGAACGCATCAGCGATCTTGAATGGGATCCCATCAAGATTTGAGTCTGGGAGGTTGATAATTCTCTCCCACTGCCCACCAAAAGGAACGAGGGCAGACACGACAAGGTTCGGAATACATGCTGGGAGCGGTTCTGTAAGAGAGTTCGTCGAGAAGAAGTCCCCTCTCCTGGTTGTATGCGGCCACATCCATGAGGCCGAATGCACAGATAATTTGGGTAGAAGCGTCATAGTCAATCCTGGTCCAGCATACCATGGAGGCTATGCAAGGGTCAACCTCAATGGAAGGGTTGAGGTGGAGCTGGCTAAGTTCAAGATTTGAGGGCCTCAAAAATTCTTGAAGAAGATTTTTGAGGCTTAACCGGATAAATCTAGATTGTAAGATGCTGGTTAGGGGCAGATGACAGGCGACATCGACGGAGGATCGAATCCTCTAGTAAGATATGATCAGATAGAGAGGAGACTCTACCAGGAGAGCATCGCCTCCAAGGCTACCATGAGAAATACCCTCATAATCTTGCCGACAGCCTTGGGGAAGACTGTGATAACAGCCCTTGCGGCAGCCCACTTCTTATACAACTATAGGCGGGGCAGGGTTCTTGTGATGGCGCCGACGAGACCCTTGGTGATGCAACATAGGGATGCTTTCCTCAGAGTCCTCAAGATTCCTGGGGATGAGGCTGCTGTTCTCACAGGTAAAACTCCGAACAAGCTCAGGGAGGTTGTCTGGAGGGGCAAGTGTAAGCTCCTATTCGCCACACCCCAAGTTGTGAAGAACGACCTCATCAGAGGTTACGTGGATATGAGTGAGTTCAACCTCATAATATTCGATGAATGTCACAGGGCGACGAAGGACTACGCCTACACTTACGTAGCCAAGAAGTATATGGGGAACTCCCCTTGGCCCATAATCTTAGGTGCGACTGCAAGTCCAGGGGCTGATAGGGAACGTGTAGAGGAGGTTTGTAGAGCACTATTCATCGAGCAGATAGAGTACAGGTCTGAGGAGGATGTTGATGTCATACCATACATCAAACCGGTCCAGGTGGAGTGGAGGTTCATAGACCTCCCTGAAGAATATAAGATTCTAGGAGGGAGGTTGAGGGGGCTTCTGGATGAGAGGTTGAGCTGGCTTAGAAGGATGGGATACTTGAACAAGACATTGAACCATACAACGAGGAGGGACCTTCTAGAGTTGGGCGAATCCTTGAGGGGTAAGATTCAAAAGAGCAACGATAAGGGGCCCATATACAGCGCCATAGTCGCCCAGTCTGCAGCCCTAACAATCTTCCACGCCATAGAGCTACTTGAGACCCAAGGCATCGAGACCCTCACATCCTTCCTTGAGAAGGTTGAGTCAGACGACGCAAAGAGAAGTTACAAAACCATAACGAGCAGCCCCCAATACATGGATTTCAGAAGGATCCTTGAAGGTTACAGGGCGATCCCCCATCCTAAACAGATGAAGCTGATTGAGGAGATTGAGCGGGAACTTGAGGTGAACCCCTCATCCAGAATCATAGTCTTCACGCAGTATAGGGATACGGCGACATGCTTGGTTGACCTCTTGAGGGAGAGATTCCATGTTGGGGTCGAAAGGTTCGTCGGCCAAGCTGCCAAGGATGGCGACACCGGTTTATCCCAAGATGAACAGTCAAGAATCCTTAAGGACCTCGAATCAGGCAACATAAAGATTCTTGTGGCGACATGTATAGCTGAGGAGGGCCTCGACATACCGAGCGTGGACCTAGTCATATTCTATGAGCCTGTCCCCAGCGAGATCAGACATATCCAGAGGCGCGGTAGGACAGGGAGGAAGTCTGCGGGGAGGGCGGTGATATTGACTGCAAAAAACACCTTCGACATGGCATACTTATACTCAAGCAAGAAGAGGATTGAGAAGATGCGCAGGATCATACGTTCATTGAATCGAGACCTTAAACCTCTGATCAGGCTCGGACCTAAACCTGAACCTCAACCCCTAACTCCTGAGGAGACAGTTGAAATGGAGAAGAGGGCTGGATCAACTTATGAGGCTGAAGGATGGTCTGCTGAGGATTCGGCTGAGAGATTCGTATCCGAAGTGGAGGCTGCATCTAGAAGGTTGATGGCGACCATAATGGAGGCTGGGTCTGAAGGCTGCCCAGTAGAATACCTCATGGAGAGATATATTCAACTTGACTTCAAGCCCAATGTCATCTCAGCTGCTTTAGATAGGCTCGAGCATTCAGGTCTGATCGTCAGACTTGGATGGGATAGGGTCTTGTCTGCGACTGCAGCCCCAACCCGCAGAAGAATGTTGAGAAAGAATGGTGAGGGGATATTCAACGTTCTAATCGAGAAGGTTTATCCTGGGAGGGCTGTCGCCTGGATAAATGATAGGTGGAGGGCGAGGATACTGCCTGAAGACTTTGAGGGTCCGATAAACCTGCTTAAGAAAGACTCGAGATTCAGAGCCTACGGAGCATTCTATAGACTGGATG
This region of Candidatus Bathyarchaeota archaeon genomic DNA includes:
- a CDS encoding RNA 3'-terminal phosphate cyclase, with amino-acid sequence MIEIQGDMLEGGGQILRISTAISAILRKPVKIVNIRAKRSPPGLRPQHLNAVKAIGLMSKAEVDGLYVGSREMVFTPSSPPSGSFRIDVGTAGSIGLVLQALMPVAAFSSGDVSIEISGGTNNPMAPAVEYLQNVLIPILNRMGYNGSIEILRRGFYPRGGGIVKAHMNPVWTLKPIVLEDFGDVSKIWGLSYSCRLPAHITDRMAKSANRVLLREGYDADIAIECLQGDHPKCSMDPGCGIILFASLSSGGLVGADALGRLGTPAEKVGEEAASNLLQPLRRGSPVDKHLGDQLIVYASLAEGESIMKVDELTLHTITCIELCRILLKVDFKVEGEVGRPAKITCKGVGLVNSSIR
- a CDS encoding FAD synthase; translation: MKRRRVVLAAGVFDLLHFGHLRALEDAKKAGGRGSRLIVIVARDRTVERRKGRRPILPEDQRRALVEALKPVDKAILGYEEMNIAGVIQKIKPDVIAIGYDQHDMLRAVQEALKTYPGKVKVVKMRRYGPRNLDSSSKIKRRVIEELRP
- a CDS encoding DUF357 domain-containing protein, giving the protein MKDDVRLTAERYIQGVESALTGLVKESSQKINSGMVDFIIDSANRYLQDANYYLRCGREVVALASASYAEGLLDALRILGLVNFTWRRGFEEA
- a CDS encoding SAM-dependent chlorinase/fluorinase — protein: MALVALLSDFGVRDPYVAQMKGVILTISPPTIIVDISHEVERHNVQEGMLLLASTAQYFPAGTIYVAVVDPGVGGSRRPILIQTRRGLYVGPDNGLLTMAAEMDGIIRVYHLTESKYFAVRVSPTFHGRDIFAYVAGHLARGVEPSKFGQPITDYMRIEFPKVEVRCGEVLGSIIHIDRFGNIVSNIRYQNLESENIRYGGIVDFEIDGKNFSAPLCHTYVDVPSGDILATIGSSGFLEVAVCMGDAAKLLNVNVGASIMVRRHKPK
- a CDS encoding CTP-dependent riboflavin kinase; translated protein: MKGTLLLTLCRIAELSAPTGELSYTTGDLSSKLGCSQQTVSRHLINLERMGYIRRVRVARRESIRITAEGQQLLARLYSSLRWMFERPPGTLYFEGVLFTGLGEGSYYVGQEGYRKQLRSKLGFDPYPGTLNLRLRQGYEGVKATLEGLPSILIDGFRTKDRSFGPAKCLRVVVNDSVEAAVILALRSHYGPDVVELVAGENLRDRLNLKDGDTVRVRVTASTPQ
- a CDS encoding nicotinamide-nucleotide adenylyltransferase, whose translation is MVGLYVGRFQPFHLGHLEVVRSILNRADELIIAIGSSQYSHTRRNPFTAGERVTMIRESLRDANMPMHRVQITPVPDINVHKIWVAHVSSYVGRFDVVYSNDPLTSYLFREAGVKVEPIPFYRREVYSATEIRRRILQGGNWRELLPEAVCRVIDSVDGVERIRMLYQTDNP
- the dph5 gene encoding diphthine synthase translates to MLTFIGLGLHSELGISLEGLEEAKMADIVFAEFYTSHMPGFRLANLERLVGKKVQVLSRKELEDEAEEKILEPARRYRCVLLTPGDPNVATTHIALRLRAEKENIRTFVIHAASVASAVAGVTGLQSYKFGRTVTIPFKSNSTSDVPYEHICENMARGLHSLALLDMDSEAGRYMTVNEGLEQLLDVENRRGCGLLGLNRPAVGVARIGSRDMRVRADTMGNLDKYDWGGPPHCLVFPGRLHFMEAEALHILCGANTEILRDLM
- a CDS encoding endonuclease V, whose amino-acid sequence is MDMPNIFEVESLELIQRQLSRMIIVEDRFRMPTRKVSGIDVAYKDDVAFAACVTIDTQTMEVLEEKTATVKVDFPYKPTFLWFREGGAMLRVVQGLDVEPDIFMVNGHGLAHPRRCGSASHFGVSTGKPSIGVAGSRLCGEYSRQPTSFGDYEPLMLNGDAVGWLVKPAVGKPIYVSPGHMVSLKSSVEIVLRCLLKHRFPEPIHLAHRLAENRLLI
- the twy1 gene encoding 4-demethylwyosine synthase TYW1, encoding MSLIKVNVEPEKVHLKSSSQTLDPAVATILRRQKYQIIGGHSAVKKCRWLHKSLTAGEPCYKEKFYGIRSHRCLQVTPAVVWCTQRCLYCWRIQEGESHLSSSLESPASWDSPADLAVQSIVAQRRILSGYKGQVAEGRVDPKKYSEAMEPKHAAISLTGEPTIYPFLDGLISEYHRLGLTTFLVTNGTRPEVLANLKEEPTQIYISLSAPNLERYIHICRPTSPGCWQGILETLELLKSFSCPTAVRITLVKGYNMQDLQDYARLILRAEPTYIEPKAYMYVGYSRRRLQFSNMPSHKEVHEFALRLADYTGYKIIDESVDSRVALLSRLERPISIM
- the psmB gene encoding archaeal proteasome endopeptidase complex subunit beta, which codes for MIPYIPGATTVGVVYSGGVVLASERRVSYGYFVMSKSAKKVFKITEYIGVACAGLVSDMQILAKEASAYANLYSYERDRSISVRATAKLMGNLLFQRRLLPYITQTIVGGIDDEGPSLYVLDLLGSVIPDKYAAVGSGTEIAIGLLEDEYKEGMGLQETKDLVKRSVKAAIARDAASGGSLDLLIIDKDGTKEESVALT
- a CDS encoding haloacid dehalogenase; amino-acid sequence: MLRKKDINIIQKSLAELDAARDSVFEASRVSVRFSGRAIIELHRGDLEKASEHIENAARSIKDLERILKKWRDLKTLGNVTLAYQEYAEARLLYGIVAERRLLSLREVGVEVQPYLLGLLDFIGELRRFCLNHLRSGRVAEAEYSLKVMEETFEDLYLIDHTAIIENFRHKMDNARKLIEATRGDVVSEVRRLSLEKVLRDFEDKLLKKLKS
- a CDS encoding DUF504 domain-containing protein → MLPLKNILTKILWDRRLNVEDYVVTFIHRGAPSDLKTIPVKNIRKIGKSWFTYEDDDGVEFYIPMHRVKTVMNLKTGEVLWVKRRT